A single region of the Epinephelus moara isolate mb chromosome 16, YSFRI_EMoa_1.0, whole genome shotgun sequence genome encodes:
- the dffb gene encoding DNA fragmentation factor subunit beta has product MFGLFRKSKPVKIRSCNDSRKYGVAAKGVKELLKKGCKLLQLPLSGAHVCLYADGTKVTEGFFPTLPDNTELVLLSSDQTWSGVVCDIDQLLNTDRHADGLIKAARGLLSDEQSHKRRKILTDLLFNLEDRSELERREEDEDWFKGVDTRFKTKSAYMKFNCESRIRSYMKEVDGATKTIEKAKIKAEFLKASKCLAETLKAARYNGSYFDRTEKEPDRLCTQEGWFTCQGSFEQEVCLSLHSINPYGSRESRILFSTWNLDHRIEKKRTIIPALLEALQNHKSEDVNLNYFYRLLFTRENLKLVHIVCHNKGAHNLLCDTKKIFKQTSNTDNTKQKLKGKKRRLV; this is encoded by the exons ATGTTTGGACTCTTCAGGAAAAGTAAACCTGTGAAAATTAGGAGCTGTAATGACAGCAGAAAATACGGAGTTGCAGCAAAGGGTGTGAAGGAGTTGCTTAAAAAAGGCTGCAAGTTATTACAG TTGCCATTGTCTGgtgcacatgtgtgtttgtatgcggATGGGACCAAAGTGACGGAGGGATTCTTCCCAACTCTTCCAGACAACACTGAACTTGTTCTCCTCTCCAGCGATCAGACATGGAGTGGAG TTGTGTGTGACATCGATCAGTTACTGAACACAGACCGGCACGCCGATGGCCTCATTAAAGCGGCGAGAGGGCTCCTGTCTGATGAGCAGTCTCATAAAAGACGTAAAATCCTGACTGACCTGCTGTTCAACCTGGAGGACAGATCTGagctggagaggagagaggaggatgaagactGGTTCAAAG GTGTCGATACTCGATTTAAGACAAAGTCTGCCTACATGAAGTTCAACTGTGAGAGCAGGATACGAAGCTACATGAAGGAG GTGGATGGCGCAACCAAAACCATCGAGAAGGCTAAAATCAAGGCAGAGTTTCTGAAAGCATCGAAATGCCTGGCAGAAACACTGAAGGCGGCGAGGTACAACGGCAGCTACTTTGACAGGACTGAAAAGGAGCCGGATCGCCTCTGTACTCAGGAAGGATGGTTTACCTGTCAG GGATCATTTGAGCAGGAAGTTTGCCTGTCTCTCCACTCCATCAACCCCTACGGCAGCCGAGAGAGCAGGATTCTCTTCAGCACATGGAATCTGGACCACAG GATTGAAAAGAAAAGGACCATCATTCCCGCTCTGCTGGAAGCTCTGCAGAATCACAAGAGCGAAGATGTCAACCTGAACTACTTCTACCGCCTGCTGTTCACCAGGGAGAACCTGAAGCTGGTTCACATTGTGTGCCATAACAAAGGTGCTCACAACCTGCTGTGTGACACCAAGAAGATTTTTAAACAGACCAGTAACACTGACAACACAAAACAGAAGCTTAAAGGGAAGAAGAGGCGCTTGGTGTGA